From the genome of Anopheles moucheti chromosome 3, idAnoMoucSN_F20_07, whole genome shotgun sequence, one region includes:
- the LOC128301922 gene encoding gamma-tubulin complex component 2 homolog isoform X2, which produces MSTEIVAKKVLAELVKKSGCTYTSENIVTIFHNRDGKYTSKRLATLLAQLFKPIPNGTKYVEMYASANLKESYPALVLVLNRFASDLKSAHAEKAAAAQQQQEQSVQQRSDTAGSAQVSSEPVHKRVSLFESPPLSSTRIAPEPVTPENVQEIKEKLVQATSGAAINRLSSSTSLPPGSIIATHHHNYPSLSRPCFEFSHRKPPIVAWNFNYEELYPLQSKANVAAIPVASQEPIVLKEVLNCLIGVKGTLIMPKKSTSTVDSDGSLPVEFQLSNQLTDSCRDMVVEVLPLAANYSCVQSFIEGSSILEGGVVLHALRSVLKTIMTDYYLSIAQLDDLRCRRGLSMQRLIQFLKPVFPTMEELAATVSEIRRNNSRGGQVLSLLHDRITAKSGTNHAQKVLVHLIESAAVPFMEMLQLWIYRGVINDPQQEFFIDHSSMELTENELVDYWEKQYTIRNEKVPCFLSKYADIILRTGKYLNVVRVCGGADFQPGHTNGTEDVNSSATKDKGSVTPGKQLEYKHFDQSYIDVIEEAYNFASSSLLNLIMNKYDLMGRLLSVKRYFLLHQGDFITEFMDAVEEDLRKNVDTLHPIRLANLLDVALGLSSAKHDVYNEDLKTMLLPYGIVTQISKIVNNEDAFVDTLSDTSQLKGIECFTFTYKAKWPVSIVLNLWTISKYQMIFRQLFYLKYVERILCRVWIANNQTRQFAPNPAKLYRSAFTLRQKMLIAIQSFESYMMIEVIEPNWHIFYQNMKQVKNIDDVLNYHQDFLDQCLKNCMLTVPDLLKPIINLCNICIKFCDFLASATTMAPTESFSERVEQFRHDFTDQLMMLLRKIADVATLSTSERFINLIYRINFNSYYSETNEN; this is translated from the exons ATGTCTACAGAAATCGTCGCAAAGAAGGTGCTAGCAGAACTAGTCAAAAAATCAGG TTGCACCTACACGTCCGAAAATATAGTGACCATATTTCATAACCGCGATGGCAAATATACCAGCAAGCGGCTGGCAACACTCTTGGCACAACTGTTCAAACCCATTCCCAACGGGACGAAGTACGTGGAGATGTATGCATCTGCTAATTT GAAAGAGTCATATCCCGCGCTGGTGTTGGTGCTAAATCGTTTTGCAAGCGATTTAAAAAGTGCACACGCTGAAAAGGCGGCCGCtgcgcagcaacagcaagaacAGTCGGTACAGCAACGGTCCGACACGGCAGGGTCGGCGCAGGTTAGCTCAGAACCGGTCCACAAACGTGTGTCGCTATTCGAAAGTCCTCCACTATCCTCGACCCGCATCGCACCCGAACCGGTAACGCCGGAAAATGTACAGGAAATTAAAGAAAAGCTCGTACAGGCTACATCCGGTGCTGCCATCAACCGTTTGTCGTCCTCGACGTCGCTCCCGCCAGGGAGCATCATTGCCACCCATCACCATAACTATCCTTCACTCAGTCGGCCGTGCTTCGAGTTTTCGCACCGAAAACCCCCGATTGTGGCGTGGAACTTCAACTACGAGGAGTTGTATCCTTTGCAGAGCAAAGCGAACGTGGCAGCCATTCCAGTCGCATCGCAAGAACCGATCGTGCTGAAGGAAGTGCTGAACTGTTTGATCGGCGTGAAAGGTACGCTTATTATGCCGAAGAAAAGTACTTCCACGGTTGATTCGGACGGTTCGCTACCGGTGGAGTTTCAGCTCTCGAACCAGCTTACCGACTCGTGCCGTGATATGGTCGTAGAAGTGTTGCCACTGGCAGCTAACTACTCCTGCGTGCAGTCGTTCATCGAAGGTTCCAGCATTCTTGAGGGTGGCGTAGTATTGCACGCACTTCGCTCGGTGCTGAAAACGATCATGACAGATTACTATCTCTCGATCGCACAGCTAGACGATCTGCGCTGTCGCCGAGGGCTCAGCATGCAACGTTTGATTCAGTTCCTGAAGCCCGTCTTTCCCACGATGGAAGAGTTGGCGGCAACGGTATCTGAAATTCGGCGCAACAATAGTCGGGGCGGACAGGTACTTTCGCTGCTGCACGATCGAATTACGGCAAAGAGTGGAACGAACCATGCGCAGAAGGTGCTCGTACATTTGATCGAATCGGCCGCCGTTCCATTCATGGAAATGTTGCAGCTGTGGATCTATCGCGGTGTCATAAATGATCCGCAACAAGAGTTCTTCATAGACCACAGCTCAATGGAGCTGACCGAAAACGAGCTGGTCGATTACTGGGAGAAGCAGTACACTATTCGCAACGAAAAGGTACCATGCTTTTTGTCCAAGTATGCGGACATCATTCTGCGTACCGGGAAATATCTGAATGTGGTGCGCGTCTGTGGTGGTGCGGATTTTCAACCCGGCCATACCAACGGTACCGAAGACGTTAATTCCTCGGCCACCAAGGACAAGGGCTCGGTCACGCCGGGTAAGCAGCTCGAGTACAAACATTTCGATCAGTCCTACATCGACGTGATTGAGGAAGCGTACAATTTTGCCTCATCTTCGCTGTTGAATCTCATCATGAACAAGTACGATCTGATGGGTCGGTTGCTTTCGGTTAAACGTTACTTTCTGCTACATCAGGGTGATTTTATCACCGAGTTTATGGACGCAGTTGAGGAAGACTTACGCAAAAACGTCGACACGCTACATCCGATCCGGCTGGCCAATTTACTCGATGTAGCGCTGGGGCTTTCTTCGGCCAAACATGACGTGTACAATGAGGATCTGAAAACGATGCTACTGCCGTACGGTATTGTAACGCAGATTTCGAAAATTGTCAACAATGAAGATGCGTTTGTGGACACGCTGAGCGACACGTCCCAGCTGAAGGGTATCGAGTGCTTTACCTTCACGTACAAGGCCAAGTGGCCGGTTTCGATCGTGCTAAACTTGTGGACCATTTCAAAGTACCAAATGATCTTCCGGCAACTGTTCTATCTGAAGTACGTCGAGCGCATTCTGTGCCGGGTGTGGATCGCGAACAATCAGACGCGTCAGTTCGCTCCGAACCCAGCCAAACTGTACCGGTCCGCGTTTACACTGCGCCAGAAAATGCTAATCGCTATCCAAAGCTTCGAATCGTACATGATGATCGAGGTGATCGAGCCCAACTGGCACATTTTCTATCAGAACATGAAGCAG GTTAAAAATATTGATGATGTGTTGAATTATCATCAGGATTTTCTAGATCAGTGTCTAAAGAACTGTATGCTAACAGTGCCAGATCTGCTAAAACCGATCATCAATCTATGCAATATATGCATCAAATTTTGCGACTTTCTAGCG AGCGCAACTACAATGGCCCCAACAGAATCGTTCTCTGAGCGTGTGGAACAATTTCGTCACGATTTCACTGACCagctgatgatgttgcttCGAAAAATTGCCGATGTCGCCACGCTTAGCACATCGGAACGTTTTATCAATCTCATATACAG AATCAACTTCAACTCGTACTATagcgaaacaaatgaaaactgA
- the LOC128301922 gene encoding gamma-tubulin complex component 2 homolog isoform X1 codes for MSTEIVAKKVLAELVKKSGCTYTSENIVTIFHNRDGKYTSKRLATLLAQLFKPIPNGTKYVEMYASANLKESYPALVLVLNRFASDLKSAHAEKAAAAQQQQEQSVQQRSDTAGSAQVSSEPVHKRVSLFESPPLSSTRIAPEPVTPENVQEIKEKLVQATSGAAINRLSSSTSLPPGSIIATHHHNYPSLSRPCFEFSHRKPPIVAWNFNYEELYPLQSKANVAAIPVASQEPIVLKEVLNCLIGVKGTLIMPKKSTSTVDSDGSLPVEFQLSNQLTDSCRDMVVEVLPLAANYSCVQSFIEGSSILEGGVVLHALRSVLKTIMTDYYLSIAQLDDLRCRRGLSMQRLIQFLKPVFPTMEELAATVSEIRRNNSRGGQVLSLLHDRITAKSGTNHAQKVLVHLIESAAVPFMEMLQLWIYRGVINDPQQEFFIDHSSMELTENELVDYWEKQYTIRNEKVPCFLSKYADIILRTGKYLNVVRVCGGADFQPGHTNGTEDVNSSATKDKGSVTPGKQLEYKHFDQSYIDVIEEAYNFASSSLLNLIMNKYDLMGRLLSVKRYFLLHQGDFITEFMDAVEEDLRKNVDTLHPIRLANLLDVALGLSSAKHDVYNEDLKTMLLPYGIVTQISKIVNNEDAFVDTLSDTSQLKGIECFTFTYKAKWPVSIVLNLWTISKYQMIFRQLFYLKYVERILCRVWIANNQTRQFAPNPAKLYRSAFTLRQKMLIAIQSFESYMMIEVIEPNWHIFYQNMKQVKNIDDVLNYHQDFLDQCLKNCMLTVPDLLKPIINLCNICIKFCDFLAESQRHFVDAELTCMLATGDDCSLSSESDYEQSATTMAPTESFSERVEQFRHDFTDQLMMLLRKIADVATLSTSERFINLIYRINFNSYYSETNEN; via the exons ATGTCTACAGAAATCGTCGCAAAGAAGGTGCTAGCAGAACTAGTCAAAAAATCAGG TTGCACCTACACGTCCGAAAATATAGTGACCATATTTCATAACCGCGATGGCAAATATACCAGCAAGCGGCTGGCAACACTCTTGGCACAACTGTTCAAACCCATTCCCAACGGGACGAAGTACGTGGAGATGTATGCATCTGCTAATTT GAAAGAGTCATATCCCGCGCTGGTGTTGGTGCTAAATCGTTTTGCAAGCGATTTAAAAAGTGCACACGCTGAAAAGGCGGCCGCtgcgcagcaacagcaagaacAGTCGGTACAGCAACGGTCCGACACGGCAGGGTCGGCGCAGGTTAGCTCAGAACCGGTCCACAAACGTGTGTCGCTATTCGAAAGTCCTCCACTATCCTCGACCCGCATCGCACCCGAACCGGTAACGCCGGAAAATGTACAGGAAATTAAAGAAAAGCTCGTACAGGCTACATCCGGTGCTGCCATCAACCGTTTGTCGTCCTCGACGTCGCTCCCGCCAGGGAGCATCATTGCCACCCATCACCATAACTATCCTTCACTCAGTCGGCCGTGCTTCGAGTTTTCGCACCGAAAACCCCCGATTGTGGCGTGGAACTTCAACTACGAGGAGTTGTATCCTTTGCAGAGCAAAGCGAACGTGGCAGCCATTCCAGTCGCATCGCAAGAACCGATCGTGCTGAAGGAAGTGCTGAACTGTTTGATCGGCGTGAAAGGTACGCTTATTATGCCGAAGAAAAGTACTTCCACGGTTGATTCGGACGGTTCGCTACCGGTGGAGTTTCAGCTCTCGAACCAGCTTACCGACTCGTGCCGTGATATGGTCGTAGAAGTGTTGCCACTGGCAGCTAACTACTCCTGCGTGCAGTCGTTCATCGAAGGTTCCAGCATTCTTGAGGGTGGCGTAGTATTGCACGCACTTCGCTCGGTGCTGAAAACGATCATGACAGATTACTATCTCTCGATCGCACAGCTAGACGATCTGCGCTGTCGCCGAGGGCTCAGCATGCAACGTTTGATTCAGTTCCTGAAGCCCGTCTTTCCCACGATGGAAGAGTTGGCGGCAACGGTATCTGAAATTCGGCGCAACAATAGTCGGGGCGGACAGGTACTTTCGCTGCTGCACGATCGAATTACGGCAAAGAGTGGAACGAACCATGCGCAGAAGGTGCTCGTACATTTGATCGAATCGGCCGCCGTTCCATTCATGGAAATGTTGCAGCTGTGGATCTATCGCGGTGTCATAAATGATCCGCAACAAGAGTTCTTCATAGACCACAGCTCAATGGAGCTGACCGAAAACGAGCTGGTCGATTACTGGGAGAAGCAGTACACTATTCGCAACGAAAAGGTACCATGCTTTTTGTCCAAGTATGCGGACATCATTCTGCGTACCGGGAAATATCTGAATGTGGTGCGCGTCTGTGGTGGTGCGGATTTTCAACCCGGCCATACCAACGGTACCGAAGACGTTAATTCCTCGGCCACCAAGGACAAGGGCTCGGTCACGCCGGGTAAGCAGCTCGAGTACAAACATTTCGATCAGTCCTACATCGACGTGATTGAGGAAGCGTACAATTTTGCCTCATCTTCGCTGTTGAATCTCATCATGAACAAGTACGATCTGATGGGTCGGTTGCTTTCGGTTAAACGTTACTTTCTGCTACATCAGGGTGATTTTATCACCGAGTTTATGGACGCAGTTGAGGAAGACTTACGCAAAAACGTCGACACGCTACATCCGATCCGGCTGGCCAATTTACTCGATGTAGCGCTGGGGCTTTCTTCGGCCAAACATGACGTGTACAATGAGGATCTGAAAACGATGCTACTGCCGTACGGTATTGTAACGCAGATTTCGAAAATTGTCAACAATGAAGATGCGTTTGTGGACACGCTGAGCGACACGTCCCAGCTGAAGGGTATCGAGTGCTTTACCTTCACGTACAAGGCCAAGTGGCCGGTTTCGATCGTGCTAAACTTGTGGACCATTTCAAAGTACCAAATGATCTTCCGGCAACTGTTCTATCTGAAGTACGTCGAGCGCATTCTGTGCCGGGTGTGGATCGCGAACAATCAGACGCGTCAGTTCGCTCCGAACCCAGCCAAACTGTACCGGTCCGCGTTTACACTGCGCCAGAAAATGCTAATCGCTATCCAAAGCTTCGAATCGTACATGATGATCGAGGTGATCGAGCCCAACTGGCACATTTTCTATCAGAACATGAAGCAG GTTAAAAATATTGATGATGTGTTGAATTATCATCAGGATTTTCTAGATCAGTGTCTAAAGAACTGTATGCTAACAGTGCCAGATCTGCTAAAACCGATCATCAATCTATGCAATATATGCATCAAATTTTGCGACTTTCTAGCG GAATCACAGCGCCATTTTGTCGATGCAGAACTAACATGCATGCTCGCAACAGGCGATGATTGCTCACTATCTTCCGAGTCCGATTACGAACAG AGCGCAACTACAATGGCCCCAACAGAATCGTTCTCTGAGCGTGTGGAACAATTTCGTCACGATTTCACTGACCagctgatgatgttgcttCGAAAAATTGCCGATGTCGCCACGCTTAGCACATCGGAACGTTTTATCAATCTCATATACAG AATCAACTTCAACTCGTACTATagcgaaacaaatgaaaactgA
- the LOC128303381 gene encoding tigger transposable element-derived protein 1-like: protein MRPKKRSMLIELKREIIEKYEQGARVTDLARMYGRSTSTICAVLKRKELIKNMAPAKGVKIMSRLHSALHSEMEKLLMAWMAREQQKGENLTQPTICDKAREIYGDLLKQNLHPNEEPEDIFKASRGWFVNFRKRFGIHPVVSDSEAPKSDVKSTFRWHTYNAPLSEMIETKEDNPHKVWLDITTSSLASAWNNLWLEADAETAFVALEPEVLVTEEPEKSMDLEVDESRVKVELVEDQFQDPTGQIDELHSKRHVVIDRKISQKEESDTGEDFASTEIKEILGM from the coding sequence ATGCGCCCGAAGAAAAGGTCGatgttaattgaattaaagcGTGAAATCATAGAAAAGTATGAACAAGGTGCGCGAGTGACTGACTTGGCCAGGATGTACGGCCGTAGCACATCAACGATATGTGCCGTACTGAAACGAAAGGAGTTGATAAAGAATATGGCACCAGCTAAGGGCGTTAAAATAATGTCTAGGCTTCATAGCGCACTTCATAGCGAGATGGAGAAACTGCTGATGGCCTGGATGGCAAGGGAGCAGCAGAAAGGAGAAAACTTAACGCAACCCACCATATGTGATAAGGCCCGAGAAATTTACGGTGATTTGCTGAAACAGAACCTTCACCCAAACGAAGAACCAGAAGACATATTCAAGGCAAGTCGGGGCTGGTTTGTAAACTTTAGGAAAAGATTCGGCATTCATCCCGTCGTCAGCGATAGTGAGGCCCCAAAATCGGATGTGAAGTCGACGTTCCGATGGCACACCTACAACGCACCGTTATCCGAAATGATAGAAACCAAAGAAGATAACCCACATAAGGTCTGGCTGGATATCACTACGAGTAGCTTAGCCTCTGCATGGAATAATCTGTGGCTGGAGGCAGATGCTGAAACGGCCTTCGTAGCATTGGAACCCGAGGTGTTAGTTACAGAGGAGCCAGAAAAATCGATGGATCTGGAAGTGGATGAGAGTCGTGTGAAAGTCGAACTCGTCGAGGATCAGTTTCAAGACCCAACCGGGCAGATAGACGAGCTGCATTCGAAGCGGCATGTGGTGATTGATAGAAAAATTAGTCAGAAAGAAGAGTCAGATACGGGAGAGGATTTCGCCTCAACAGAAATAAAGGAGATCTTGGGAATGTAA
- the LOC128303689 gene encoding uncharacterized protein LOC128303689, which produces MTNSTCAAASCSYNRRNVRKLKLDIVFHTFPRDALLRKKWVKFCGRGAEWVPKSNETICSVHFKEEDYQMAMSPLMRSSNSFRRLHLTAFPSILNGTPMPIEKRRQRDEKVRQQLLDELYSKDALIRDNDHSYDDIYNIDNIKQKQPKPLDNPVYRLQNYPYLCMLCFKDIVEEQSFSPFNSYHDDLECTLEQMYEEVTGDPMDQEERASINHLLPDKVCEDCMEALITCYQYQKQLKCLKKFATGMAYLIQGNKKPMQALYGEQDTYLVSLLQSLNICQGSEDKMSFARLEQEVATYRLVVPHDQLEQDEEEQFIPSIPMVIDEHDEKFDELIEEESVIDMDSLSIPSAPIELCRSISPQKLTPARGRPRKGLKGIDPNGYFVCPYPDVCKLWYRDEATLQSHVRNDHKFFKCRSCGAKIKFYDLYKKHVESHAIARALLLCHNQKGSNKETKCSTCQKAFQSEELLRRHETTHSGERNYVCGTCLGVYLTEQEYSKHRCMAHIVKLSSQNNSAQQSSDENSQT; this is translated from the exons ATGACGAACTCTACGTGCGCGGCTGCGAGTTGCTCGTACAACAGAAGAAATGTACGAAAGCTAAAACTCGACATCGTATTCCATACCTTCCCGCGTGATGCGCTACTGAGAAAGAAGTGGGTAAAGTTTTGCGGACGGGGCGCGGAATGGGTCCCGAAATCCAACGAAACCATATGCTCCGTTCATTTCAAAGAGGAAGATTATCAAATGGCCATGTCTCCGCTGATGAGAAGCTCTAACAGTTTCAGACGGCTACATTTAACCG CGTTTCCATCGATTTTGAATGGAACACCTATGCCGATTGAGAAACGAAGACAAAGGGACGAGAAAGTGCGGCAACAACTTTTGGACGAGTTGTACAGCAAAGATGCTCTGATACGAGATAACGACCATTCGTATGATGACATCTATAATATAGACAACATAAAG CAAAAACAACCGAAGCCTTTGGATAATCCCGTCTATCGTTTGCAAAATTATCCCTATTTGTGCATGCTCTGCTTCAAAGATATTGTTGAAGAGCAGTCGTTCTCACCGTTCAATTCTTATCATGACGATCTGGAATGTACACTCGAGCAGATGTACGAAGAAGTTACTGGAGATCCAATGGATCAAGAG GAGCGTGCCAGTATCAATCATCTGCTGCCGGATAAGGTGTGCGAGGATTGCATGGAAGCACTCATCACCTGTTACCAATACCAAAAACAACTGAAATGTCTCAAAAAGTTCGCCACAGGCATGGCCTATTTGAtacaaggaaacaaaaaaccaatgcAAGCTCTCTACGGCGAGCAAGACACGTATCTGGTGAGCCTTTTGCAAAGTCTCAACATTTGCCAGGGATCCGAGGACAAAATGTCGTTCGCAAGATTGGAGCAAGAGGTCGCAACGTATCGTCTGGTTGTGCCACATGACCAGCTCGAACAGGATGAGGAAGAACAATTCATACCTTCAATCCCGATGGTTATTGATGaacatgatgaaaaatttgaCGAACTGATCGAGGAAGAATCTGTAATAGATATGGATTCATTATCAATTCCCTCAGCTCCCATCGAACTTTGTCGTAGCATATCGCCGCAGAAACTAACACCAGCACGTGGGCGACCGCGGAAAGGTCTGAAAGGTATAGACCCTAATGGTTACTTTGTCTGTCCCTATCCGGATGTATGTAAGCTGTGGTACCGGGATGAAGCCACGCTACAAAGTCACGTCCGTAATGATCATAAATTCTTCAAGTGCCGTAGCTGCGGTGCAAAGATAAAGTTCTATGATCTGTACAAAAAGCACGTCGAGAGTCATGCTATCGCACGGGCTTTACTGCTGTGCCATAATCAAAAGGGGTCGAATAAGGAAACAAAATGCAGTACCTGCCAGAAGGCATTTCAAAG TGAGGAACTTCTTCGGCGCCACGAAACGACCCATTCGGGAGAGCGAAACTACGTATGCGGCACGTGTCTCGGTGTTTATCTAACAGAGCAGGAGTACAGCAAACATAGATGTATGGCGCACATAGTGAAGCTAAGTTCTCAAAATAATTCCGCTCAGCAATCTAGCGATGAAAATTCGCAGACATAG
- the LOC128303780 gene encoding uncharacterized protein LOC128303780: MPFSCCSASFCKNNRYNVCRRGLDITFHTFPPRQYAITHQWILFAKREENWVPHKHSVLCSAHFRDDDFQMANSPVIKQGKRIRHLNVNAVPTIVNRTAITISKREKLDQVRKQLLEKLYTKMDEDNEQAAGNDHTYSEAKTDRTEKKGPVDGCRKSIFFLQRYPNVCAFCLRIIKDVNQFVPVTHYHDALECTIEQKFDEITGDPMDQEDRSDIQHLLPDKACDECVTMIVKFHQYQRQLECIKKFSTGIAHLLYGNEQPLENLYQDQGPYLVNILKRLDTAQGTRINQSLEQLLEEVTSYGRVKQSSTCEQDSADEMSLELYSNTESILDSSDRLEIQTTDEVMKSKDVNISKQLYTCPYMDICNEWFSSNSAIEQHIREDHKSFSCHVCGFKIAFYDLYKKHMESHSIARALLLTHNKTSSSLTKEGENCEQTYQCEDYLPRSQRQRSNDAIGNWVCGACLGVYANDKEFNNHRCSKGASKGKLATPRDILKNSSKSKFETQMLESEELMDDAQETLDSTAGTTNISSKSIQLLEIEFLNEMQ; encoded by the exons ATGCCGTTTTCCTGCTGCTCTGCGTCGTTTTGCAAAAACAATAGATACAATGTGTGCAGACGCGGGTTAGATATAACCTTTCACACATTTCCCCCTCGTCAGTATGCCATAACACACCAATGGATACTTTTTGCAAAGCGCGAAGAAAACTGGGTACCCCACAAACACTCAGTGTTGTGTTCGGCCCACTTTAGAGATGACGATTTTCAAATGGCAAATTCTCCCGTAATTAAGCAGGGCAAGCGAATACGGCATCTAAATGTGAATG CGGTCCCTACTATCGTAAACCGTACTGCGATTACTATTTCGAAACGGGAAAAGCTTGACCAAGTACGCAAACAACTATTAGAGAAGCTTTACACGAAAATGGACGAGGATAATGAGCAAGCAGCTGGAAACGATCACACGTACAGTGAGGCAAAAACGGaccgaacggaaaagaaa GGTCCTGTTGACGGATGCCGGAAGAGCATCTTTTTCTTGCAACGGTATCCAAACGTGTGTGCTTTCTGCCTGAGAATCATAAAAGATGTGAACCAATTCGTACCAGTCACGCACTACCACGATGCACTGGAGTGCACGATCGAACAGAAATTTGATGAAATAACCGGCGATCCAATGGACCAAGAG gATCGTAGCGACATTCAACATTTGCTGCCCGATAAAGCGTGTGACGAATGTGTGACAATGATAGTAAAATTTCACCAATATCAAAGGCAGCTGGAATGCATAAAAAAATTTAGCACCGGAATCGCACATCTGCTGTATGGCAATGAACAACCGTTAGAGAATCTTTATCAAGACCAGGGGCCTTATTTGGTGAACATACTCAAACGGTTGGATACGGCCCAAGGTACGAGAATCAATCAATCGCTGGAGCAGTTACTGGAGGAAGTTACTTCGTACGGGAGAGTAAAGCAGAGTTCGACATGCGAACAGGATTCTGCAGATGAGATGTCGCTCGAGCTGTACTCAAACACGGAAAGCATATTAGATAGCAGCGATCGGCTTGAAATTCAAACAACTGATGAAGTGATGAAAAGCAAAGATGTGAACATATCCAAACAGCTGTACACTTGTCCGTACATGGATATATGCAACGAATGGTTTTCATCAAATTCTGCAATCGAGCAGCATATACGCGAGGATCATAAAAGTTTCTCCTGCCATGTTTGCGGCTTCAAGATAGCGTTTTACGATCTCTACAAAAAGCACATGGAAAGTCATTCTATCGCGCGTGCACTACTTCTAACCCATAACAAAACGAGTTCAAGTTTGACAAAGGAAGGTGAAAATTGTGAACAAACATACCAATG TGAAGATTATTTACCGCGAAGCCAAAGGCAGCGATCGAACGACGCGATAGGCAACTGGGTTTGTGGCGCGTGTCTTGGTGTGTACGCCAACGATAAAGAGTTCAACAATCATCGATGTTCAAAGGGCGCATCAAAAGGAAAACTAGCCACACCTAGAGATATATTGAagaacagcagcaaaagcaag tttgaaACTCAAATGTTAGAATCTGAAGAATTGATGGATGATGCGCAAGAAACACTCGATTCAACTGCTGGCACTACAAACATATCTAGCAAGAGTATTCAGTTACTTGAGATCGAATTTCTTAATGAAATGCAGTAA